The genomic DNA AAGcccagactgaaaaaaaaaaagtaggtctGTTGAACTGTCAGAAGACCCAGATTGAAATTGTGGGATAATTTTAGTGGTGTACAAAGTAGTTATCCTCTAAGCCAGCAGCTTTTACTTCCCTTCTGGTTCCAGTGCTTATCTGAGTACAAAGCTGGTTCAACTTGACAATCTGGCAAAAAACTAAcccagttaaaaataaaaaggtgccGATAGATTTCTGCTTGTTCAGTGAGTTTAACAGGGTTAATGGGGTGATCTTGTGAGGATCAGTAAGAACACAGGAAGCAGCAGTAGCTTGTGGGCACcgaggagaagggagaagcagctcttgTCCTTCCCTCATGGTGTCTGGCGGGGAGGGTTAGATGCTTCAGAACACCTTGTCTCGCTTTCAGTTACTTAAGGATTTTTGTAACCTGGAACAAATCAAAGCTCAGCttcttatttcaaatgaaagaatATCAGTGTTCCAAAGGGaattatcattttttaaaatagttaaaCCTATTTCAGCACTATTTCACTGATACAGATTATCTGTATATTTGTAGTGTGTTGTCTTAAGATTGTAGTtattctcctctgctttttgcACTTGCAGTGAAAGGCTTTTGACAGATGCAGTAGTAAAAGCCTTTCCGTTAGGAATATCAACACTACCTTTCACGACTGTAGTGCCAGATAtcctccttgtttttcttttgccatgACTACATAGAAATATAAATACACTAGCAAGCCAATAAACCTCAATAGTGTTCCTGTCTGCATACTTCAGATACCTGCCAGAATGCCAACATTATCTGTAGCTTTTAGTAGTCTGCTGCTTGACAGCAAGTGGCAGTGCTGCCTGGCTTGGCTTCAGCCTGGGGCATTTCAGCTGCAGGATCTTTCAGGTGGTTGGTTACTCGTGCTTGTTATTTGGTTTATGTTTCACTATGATTCTTCATTATAGAGAGAGAATTGTTAAGTTTATTTTCAAGTGCTAATTATGAGTGCCTTAGTGCTGGAGGAAAATGTATCTAAACATATTCTTAGCATACAAAAATCCCTAAAGGAGCTAGTTCAGGATGAAAGCATCATTTGTTTCACAGAACAAATTTACATTAAGGTAGGTTACACAGCTGACTTAAGGGCCAGAAGAGTGCTTCACTGAGGGTGGTGGTTACAAAAGAAACACTAAGTGTGTACGTGAGGTTAGGAGGGCTGGGAAAGCAAGAACAAGAAATGAGGCTCCTTTAAGGAATATGCCTAATGGTTGTGTAGTGGCATCTTCTGATGGCTTCCCCCTCCTCTTGTTTTGTTAGGTTGTTGCTGACAGTGAAAGACTTCCTCTGAAAGCTGTTTAAATGAGAATGTCCCTGGCGCAGAGAGTACTACTGACATGGCTTTTTACATTACTGTTCCTCATCATGCTGGTGCTAAAGTTGGATGAGAAAGCACCATGGAACTGGTTCCTCATTTTTATTCCAGTCTGGATATTTGATACTATTCTTCTAGTTATGTTAATTGTAAAAATGGCTGGACGTTGCAAGTCTGGCTTTGACCCTCGCAATGGCTCccaaaacatcaagaaaaaaacctggtaTCTCATTGCAATGCTACTTAAATTGGCTTTCTGCCTCGCCCTCTGTGCTAAACTGCAACGATTTACAACAATGAAGCTGGCCTATGTATTTATCCCCTTGTGGGCCTTGCTTATTGGGGGTATGATTGAACTTGGATATAATATCTTCTATGTACGAAGAGACTAAGCTATACTATGTGGTTTTCAACAATGAGATTGGTACCAATTACTGGATTATTACAGTTTTGCCACAAACTTGATCTCCAAACTAGAACACCAAATAAGAAATCGATCAAGCTGGAGACTTCACCTAAACCAGGCTGAAGAGTGGAAGTAAACttgttccattttttattttaaaactgtcacTGACGCTCTtgtaaataaaagtatttgttCAATAAAAGATGTTCTAATATGATTATTACTGTTGTTACACAGAATAACATACTGGCTCTTCACATACAGGGAGATCTTCTCAAAGGAACCACAAGTGTTCTATCCCAGAGCATTCAGCACATTGGGTAATCCTTGAAATAAGGACTTAAGTCTTCTGCTACTTGATGCTGTCACTCAAGGAGTAACCAGTTAACAGTAATTTGTATAATGTGCTGGATCAGTAACAATTCATAGCTGCCAAGtaagagcaaaaaaataatgaaattacttGGCCTTTCTGATAGTGAGAATCCAGAATGCAGAAGTAGTACTTTAGGAAGATGTATTTTAATGCCCTAGTACATTAAATCTCTGGGGGTGAAGTCTTGGCTTTATGGAATATTGGCAAACTCAGATGTGAGTAAATGAACTTGAAATTTAAAGTAACAAAGGCAATGAATGGGACTTCTGGGTAGAGCTGGAACCATAAGCATATTTTATGGACTGAAAGTGCACTTCTAGGAGCTACAGTAACACCAAAGTCAAATGTAAAAGTTGTCTAGGACATAATTAACATGCATGCTGAAAATACTGAAGCATTTAAATTGTCTTAGGTACAAAAGAATGTCTAGTGAATGAAAAGagcccagaaaaaaacaccctaaGGTAACAGGAAGTAATAAGGTCAAAGTGTCtctcaaataaaattttaattatgtgCATTCAACTGtacttgtctttaaaaaaaaagttcctacAGTGTTTGgattttctgtttgctcttcAGCTACACAGATGTGGGCATACATACATGGGAACCATATTGGTGGAAACTGCTTAAAGGGCTTTATTTAAGAAACCAACCTGTTCCCTTCTAAGACAATGGATCCCAATTCAGAACATCAGGTAACAAATgagctttaaaaagaatttaaatcaTGTTTGCCTCAGAGTGGTTAACTGTCCTACCTTGCTAAAGGAGAAACCAaggaatgacaaaaaaaaattctaatcattagctgttaaaaaaattcaaaatatttacatcccctttattataataaaaacatgtCAATTTTTACTAAACAAATCCATGTACTCAGC from Caloenas nicobarica isolate bCalNic1 chromosome 1, bCalNic1.hap1, whole genome shotgun sequence includes the following:
- the TMEM60 gene encoding transmembrane protein 60, producing the protein MRMSLAQRVLLTWLFTLLFLIMLVLKLDEKAPWNWFLIFIPVWIFDTILLVMLIVKMAGRCKSGFDPRNGSQNIKKKTWYLIAMLLKLAFCLALCAKLQRFTTMKLAYVFIPLWALLIGGMIELGYNIFYVRRD